The following proteins come from a genomic window of Lycium ferocissimum isolate CSIRO_LF1 chromosome 4, AGI_CSIRO_Lferr_CH_V1, whole genome shotgun sequence:
- the LOC132053482 gene encoding putative pentatricopeptide repeat-containing protein At5g08490, with the protein MKNEVLSTVIRKTQNSTVADYQVFANALKCCASISDRVLGKALHSSVIKLGHHSCQFVIKSLLNMYAKCKDLDECQKIFSHIKYSDTVTWNIVLSGFAGSRMHEKEMTTLFNSMQRADYIKPSSVTLAIVIPVLTSSGALGAGKSVHCYAVKHGLDCETLVGNAFISMYAKSGNISDAAATFRGISNKDVVSWNAMIAGFIENKLTDRAFELFRLMLKGSILPNYATIANILPICPSLGGIDGYQLGRQMHCYVLRRAELLSEVTVINALLSCYLRAGNFEGAETLFRNMMSKDLVSWNSIIAGYAANGEWSKTLEFFREFTKEEMNGPDSVTLISILPECSRLNDVLIGKQIHGYVIRHSSLHQDISVINALISFYAKCGNIEEAHRIFSLTSNKDLISWNTMLDALAENQLHQEFINLLKGMFLEGIKADSITLLAVVRYFGNIYKMDKVKEAHGFSVRSGILKSYTEPTLANALLDAYAKCCNLNYANRIFENLSESKNVITCNAMISGFVNYGLHEDAHGIFQRMTEKDLTTWNLMVKAYADNDCPDQAVSLFTELQYHKMRPDAMTILSLLPVCAQMASSNLLKQCHAYVIRAFLDDVYLIGALIDVYSKCATLGYAYKLFQSSPVKDLVMFTSMVGGYAMHGMGEEALGIFYNMLELDFKPDHVIITTVLSACSHAGLVDEGLKIFDSMEKTHQIKPGMEHYACVVDLLARGGRIKDAFSFVTNMPFQADADIWGTLLGACKIHQEVDMGRAAADRLFQVNANDIGNYVIISNMYAENARWDGVLEIRRSMKMRDLKKPVGCSWIEVERKKSVFAAGDYSHPQRRTIYETLRILDEQIKELYEYEL; encoded by the exons ATGAAGAATGAAGTACTTTCTACCGTTATCCGaaaaacacaaaattcaacagtTGCTGATTACCAAGTCTTTGCAAATGCTCTCAAATGTTGTGCTTCGATATCGGATAGAGTATTAGGGAAAGCTCTACATAGTTCTGTGATTAAGTTAGGCCATCATTCTTGTCAATTTGTTATAAAATCCTTGCTTAACATGTATGCTAAATGTAAAGATCTTGATGAATGTCAAAAAATATTCAGTCACATTAAATACAGTGACACAGTGACGTGGAATATTGTGTTGTCCGGCTTTGCTGGATCGCGAATGCATGAAAAAGAGATGACAACACTGTTTAATTCAATGCAAAGAGCAGATTATATTAAGCCAAGTTCTGTTACTCTTGCTATTGTTATTCCTGTGCTTACTAGCTCTGGAGCTTTGGGTGCTGGCAAAAGTGTTCATTGTTATGCAGTAAAGCATGGACTGGATTGTGAAACACTGGTAGGAAATGCTTTCATATCTATGTATGCAAAATCTGGGAATATTTCAGATGCGGCTGCTACTTTTCGTGGAATTTCTAACAAGGATGTTGTTTCATGGAACGCAATGATTGCAG GTTTCATAGAGAATAAGCTTACAGACAGGGCGTTTGAATTGTTCAGGTTGATGTTGAAAGGTTCGATTCTACCTAATTATGCAACTATTGCAAATATTCTTCCTATCTGTCCTAGTTTAGGAGGTATAGATGGTTATCAATTGGGAAGGCAGATGCATTGTTATGTTTTGCGACGGGCTGAGTTGTTATCAGAAGTCACCGTCATCAATGCTCTTTTGAGTTGCTACTTGAGAGCTGGAAATTTCGAAGGAGCAGAGACTTTATTCCGGAATATGATGAGTAAAGATCTGGTATCCTGGAACTCAATAATTGCTGGGTATGCAGCAAATGGTGAATGGTCAAAGACATTGGAATTTTTCCGTGAATTCACTAAAGAAGAGATGAATGGACCGGACTCTGTTACTCTTATTAGCATTCTTCCTGAATGTTCACGGCTCAATGACGTGTTGATCGGGAAGCAAATCCATGGGTATGTAATCCGTCACAGTTCCCTCCATCAGGATATCTCTGTGATTAATGCCCTTATAAGCTTTTATGCAAAATGTGGAAACATTGAAGAGGCACATCGAATATTTTCATTGACTTCTAATAAAGACTTGATATCATGGAACACTATGCTTGATGCCTTAGCAGAAAACCAACTTCATCAAGAATTTATTAACTTGTTAAAGGGGATGTTCCTAGAGGGGATAAAAGCTGACTCGATCACATTATTGGCTGTGGTGCGCTATTTTGGTAACATTTACAAAATGGATAAGGTCAAAGAAGCACATGGTTTTTCAGTAAGATCTGGTATCTTGAAAAGTTATACTGAACCTACTCTCGCTAATGCCTTACTTGATGCGTATGCAAAGTGTTGCAATTTGAACTATGCTAACAGAATATTTGAGAATTTATCAGAAAGCAAGAATGTAATCACATGCAACGCAATGATCTCGGGGtttgtgaattatggtttgcaTGAAGATGCACATGGCATATTCCAGAGGATGACCGAGAAAGATCTTACCACGTGGAATCTGATGGTAAAAGCTTATGCTGATAATGATTGTCCTGATCAAGCAGTGAGTCTGTTTACCGAGTTACAGTATCACAAAATGAGGCCTGATGCCATGACCATTTTGAGCCTTCTTCCTGTTTGTGCTCAAATGGCCTCAAGCAACTTGCTGAAGCAGTGCCATGCATATGTGATTAGAGCTTTTCTAGACGATGTTTATCTGATTGGAGCTCTCATAGATGTTTATTCAAAATGTGCTACTCTAGGATATGCATACAAGCTTTTCCAATCATCTCCTGTCAAAGATCTTGTGATGTTTACATCAATGGTTGGAGGGTATGCTATGCATGGAATGGGAGAAGAAGCACTTGGGATATTCTATAATATGCTTGAGCTGGACTTTAAACCTGATCATGTTATAATCACTACAGTGCTATCTGCTTGTAGTCATGCTGGCCTTGTGGATGAAGGGTTAAAGATCTTTGATTCGATGGAAAAGACGCATCAAATCAAACCTGGCATGGAACATTATGCATGTGTGGTGGATCTGCTTGCACGCGGAGGCAGAATCAAAGATGCATTTTCCTTTGTGACCAATATGCCCTTTCAAGCCGATGCGGATATATGGGGAACGCTTCTTGGTGCCTGCAAAATCCATCAGGAGGTTGATATGGGCCGTGCTGCGGCAGATCGGTTGTTTCAAGTCAATGCTAATGATATCGGGAATTATGTAATCATCTCAAATATGTATGCGGAAAATGCTAGATGGGATGGGGTCTTAGAGATAAGGAGGTCTATGAAAATGAGAGATCTTAAGAAGCCAGTTGGTTGCAGTTGGATTGAAgtggaaaggaagaaaagtgTATTTGCTGCTGGTGACTATTCTCACCCACAGCGAAGAACGATATATGAAACATTAAGAATCTTGGATGAACAAATCAAAGAGCTATATGAGTATGAGTTATAG
- the LOC132053484 gene encoding protein LATE ELONGATED HYPOCOTYL, with the protein MDAYSSGEELLVKTRKPYTITKQRERWTEEEHNRFLEALKLYGRAWQRIEEHVGTKTAVQIRSHAQKFFTKLEKEALTKGVPISQALDIEIPPPRPKRKPSNPYPRKTSIAVPSSQVGTKDGNLSTPFSSICEDRNLFDLEKEPITEKLGGNEKLGNVQENQNKKNCSQGFTLFKEGASAASVSLGKSLQTHAAPTDLCALSESVPVNKGVVNHEIANKSFLTVESKDHQQSDRLDVKQSFQGNSSCNIFDGGKSCQSSEKVAQGEKKHPPSQPDHFGEFSRNDMQVPHNYPRHVPVHILDGTNGSQTTPDMLYQESTSHQIGGIPGLPNLYSNPASSATSEHHSNAPQSSIHQSFPCFHPTFTPIRDPDDYRSFLQLSSTFSSLVVSALLQNPAAHAAASFAASFWPYANMETPADSPTGNTASQINSAPSMAAIAGATVAAATAWWAAHGLLPLCSPFQSSFIPTSATSIQVDACQPRVGKNEGREGTHNSPHAQQPVPECSEALQEQQSASKSPNSPSSESEESEGRKLKTGLTGTDIEQGAVVTENSNPNAGKGRKPLDRSSCGSNTPSSSEVETDALEKDDKGNEEPQEPNVNLLAGDAANRRGRNFISPTESWKEVSEEGRIAFQALFTREKLPQSFNPTLDLRNKGKIILEKFKQNPDEKGPCISQLDLNDQASNMCSNHQAVEGNMLLIGNKEDAEKCLPMMDLGQVRLKARRTGFKPYKRCSLEATDSTVTGSSCQDEEKSSKRLRLEGEAST; encoded by the exons TTGGAAAAGGAGGCTCTTACGAAGGGAGTCCCAATAAGTCAAGCACTTGACATTGAAATTCCTCCTCCACGACCTAAAAGGAAACCAAGTAATCCTTACCCTCGTAAGACGAGCATAGCAGTTCCCTCATCACAGGTGGGAACAAAAGATGGGAATTTATCGACACCTTTTTCTTCCATCTGTGAGGATAGGAACTTATTTGACCTGGAGAAAGAGCCGATTACTGAG AAACTTGGTGGAAACGAGAAGCTGGGCAATGTACAAGAAAACCAGAACAAGAAAAATTGCTCCCAAGGGTTCACTCTTTTCAAGGAAGGTGCTTCTGCAGCCTCCGTGTCTTTAGGAAAGTCCTTGCAAACACATGCGGCACCTACAGATTTATGTGCTTTAAGTGAGTCTGTGCCTGTAAACAAAGGAGTGGTTAACCATGAGATAGCAAATAAATCTTTTCTCACTGTTGAATCCAAAGATCATCAACAGTCAGATAGACTCGATGTCAAACAGTCCTTTCAAGGTAACAGCTCTTGTAACATCTTCGACGGGGGGAAATCTTGCCAGTCGAGTGAGAAAGTGGCACAAGGCGAGAAAAAACATCCACCAAGTCAGCCAGATCATTTTGGGGAATTCTCAAGGAATGATATGCAAGTGCCGCACAACTATCCAAGACATGTGCCAGTGCATATTCTTGATGGAACAAATGGTTCTCAAACTACCCCAGATATGTTATATCAAGAATCTACGAGTCACCAAATAGGTGGTATCCCGGGGCTCCCAAATTTGTATTCTAACCCGGCTTCATCTGCTACATCTGAGCACCATAGCAATGCTCCACAATCATCTATTCATCAGTCATTTCCTTGTTTCCACCCCACCTTCACCCCTATTCGTGATCCAGATGATTATCGATCGTTTCTTCAATTATCCTCTACTTTCTCCAGCCTTGTTGTTTCTGCGTTATTGCAAAACCCAGCAGCACATGCTGCAGCAAGTTTTGCCGCTAGCTTTTGGCCTTATGCAAATATGGAAACTCCAGCGGATTCTCCAACAGGCAACACTGCAAGCCAGATCAACTCAGCTCCTAGTATGGCAGCAATTGCTGGTGCCACAGTAGCAGCTGCAACTGCATGGTGGGCAGCCCATGGGCTCCTACCATTGTGCTCTCCATTTCAAAGCAGTTTTATTCCTACATCAGCAACATCAATTCAAGTGGATGCCTGTCAACCTAGAGTAGGCAAGAATGAAGGAAGAGAGGGAACTCATAATTCTCCCCATGCTCAGCAACCCGTCCCGGAATGCTCTGAAGCTTTGCAAGAACAACAATCAGCTTCAAAGTCGCCAAATTCACCATCATCAGAATCGGAGGAGAGCGAAGGTAGGAAGCTAAAAACTGGGTTAACGGGTACTGATATCGAGCAAGGAGCTGTAGTCACGGAAAATAGTAATCCAAATGCAGGAAAGGGCAGGAAACCGTTAGATCGCTCTTCCTGTGGATCTAACACACCTTCAAGTAGTGAAGTGGAGACAGATGCTTTGGAGAAGGATGATAAAGGTAACGAAGAACCTCAAGAACCTAATGTTAACCTTCTAGCAGGAGACGCTGCGAATCGGCGTGGTAGAAATTTCATCAGTCCAACTGAATCTTGGAAAGAAGTCTCCGAAGAG GGACGGATAGCTTTCCAAGCTCTTTTCACCAGAGAAAAGTTGCCTCAAAGTTTTAATCCTACACTTGATCTGAGAAATAAGGGAAAGATCATTCTTGAAAAGTTTAAGCAAAATCCAGATGAGAAAGGTCCATGTATATCGCAGTTAGACCTTAATGATCAGGCATCCAACATGTGTTCCAATCATCAAGCAGTGGAAGGTAACATGCTATTAATTGGCAACAAAGAAGATGCGGAAAAATGCCTACCAATGATGGATCTTGGACAAGTAAGGTTGAAAGCTCGCCGTACTGGATTTAAACCTTACAAGAGGTGCTCATTGGAGGCAACAGATAGCACGGTGACAGGTTCAAGCTGTCAGGATGAGGAAAAAAGCTCCAAAAGACTTCGGTTGGAGGGAGAAGCTTCGACTTAG